In Stenotrophomonas sp. 169, one DNA window encodes the following:
- a CDS encoding IpaD/SipD/SspD family type III secretion system needle tip protein yields the protein MKIESSPPRAAVAMPITFRQGRDASMDATSTCIPSSKQIRPCPLQTCFGTLTHSSLPSDDVASMLQLSIHQAVLSLDKEREATFDALRHSPWLSIADADSGDAHAQNVMQQAREILAGLLSVDEIEVAEQRAGGSHSDFFKEIADLIGRLDNDWIRKYSDLLAGYVGFYKELTDILADLKANLGTPDKDGNVNVNFTALRARLDKLKADWKNKGFGEVFGTEAAAKQFLAELGIEGLTVVEVKPGGGWQISIDTKLIDSLTHVFPRKVGPISASALNEMMAQKEVMMERFNFINRALPEKYQRQLQMWDSLVKILSSTITAVTDADQAFIRAMAG from the coding sequence GTGCCGCTGTTGCGATGCCGATTACGTTCCGCCAGGGACGCGACGCGTCCATGGACGCTACCAGCACGTGCATTCCCTCTTCCAAGCAGATTCGCCCGTGCCCCCTGCAGACCTGTTTCGGTACGCTCACCCACAGCAGCCTGCCTTCTGACGACGTGGCGTCGATGCTTCAGCTGTCGATCCATCAGGCAGTACTGTCCTTGGACAAGGAACGCGAAGCGACCTTCGACGCCCTGCGCCATTCGCCGTGGCTCTCAATAGCTGACGCAGATTCCGGCGATGCGCATGCACAGAACGTCATGCAGCAGGCTCGGGAAATCCTGGCCGGGCTGCTGTCGGTCGATGAAATCGAAGTTGCCGAGCAGCGAGCAGGGGGCTCACACAGTGATTTCTTCAAGGAAATCGCCGACCTGATAGGCCGGCTTGATAATGACTGGATCAGGAAGTATAGCGATCTCCTTGCGGGCTACGTCGGGTTCTACAAAGAGCTGACCGATATCCTGGCCGATCTCAAGGCCAATCTTGGAACACCGGACAAGGACGGTAACGTCAACGTCAACTTCACAGCTTTACGCGCGAGGTTGGACAAGCTGAAGGCCGACTGGAAAAACAAGGGGTTCGGCGAAGTATTCGGCACGGAGGCGGCAGCGAAGCAGTTCCTCGCTGAGCTGGGTATCGAGGGCCTGACCGTCGTTGAGGTCAAGCCTGGCGGTGGCTGGCAGATCAGTATCGATACGAAGCTTATCGATTCACTCACACACGTGTTTCCCCGGAAAGTAGGTCCCATCAGCGCGAGTGCGCTGAATGAAATGATGGCGCAGAAAGAAGTGATGATGGAACGTTTCAATTTCATCAACCGCGCGCTTCCGGAAAAGTACCAGCGGCAGCTGCAGATGTGGGATTCGTTGGTGAAGATCCTCAGCAGCACCATTACTGCGGTCACCGATGCGGATCAAGCGTTCATTCGGGCAATGGCCGGCTGA